From Methanocella paludicola SANAE, a single genomic window includes:
- a CDS encoding GxxExxY protein, whose product MEPIPEEIEKIVTQIIDAAYNVHAYTGNGLLESAYEACMLIELEKKGLTVENQILLPIIYDGHIIPNAYRLDILVNKCVIVEIKVVEDILPVHISQVLTYLRFTDLRIGLIINFNKKYFGDAVRRVKRK is encoded by the coding sequence ATGGAACCTATTCCCGAAGAAATAGAAAAGATCGTGACCCAAATTATCGATGCAGCATACAATGTCCACGCATACACAGGCAACGGACTGCTCGAAAGCGCATACGAAGCATGCATGCTCATCGAACTGGAAAAGAAAGGATTGACTGTTGAAAACCAGATACTATTACCTATTATATACGACGGCCACATCATACCCAACGCCTACCGCCTCGACATCCTGGTAAACAAATGCGTAATAGTTGAAATAAAAGTCGTCGAAGATATACTCCCGGTACACATATCCCAGGTACTAACATACCTGAGATTCACCGATCTCAGAATAGGCCTGATCATAAACTTTAACAAAAAATACTTCGGCGATGCAGTCAGGAGAGTAAAACGAAAATAA
- a CDS encoding beta-ribofuranosylaminobenzene 5'-phosphate synthase has product MRITTPSRLHFGLIDFNGNLGRIDGGAGVAINNPRNVISIKPGRKFLVNCPNGTSSDPASIVKIARGICDKLGKPLPDFEVTVEEEIPAHAGFGSKTQMSLALAYAICKEYDMPYNGIEGLARLVERGGTSGIGVRAFDKGGFILDCGHSFGEGKEKSSCLPSSASKAKPGPQVLRCDIPEDWRFVLVTPLNDEGSHGQSEVDIFQSSFPLNEDEIGRVCRVVLMQLVPGILEKDIETFGSALNRMQEIGFKNIEVQMKSPLVPNMLSIMNHAGSYGSGMSSFGPTVYGLTNSNKKAQEIQNAVSDYLCDMDIKHQCWIAEPNNHGMWAKKLTVERHVASPIPVPEELT; this is encoded by the coding sequence ATGAGGATCACAACGCCATCTCGCCTTCATTTCGGGTTGATCGACTTTAATGGTAACCTGGGCCGCATCGATGGCGGCGCCGGCGTCGCCATTAACAACCCGCGTAACGTTATTTCGATAAAGCCGGGTAGAAAGTTCCTGGTTAATTGTCCGAACGGAACGAGCTCGGACCCTGCGAGCATCGTAAAGATCGCCCGTGGCATATGCGATAAGCTGGGCAAGCCTCTCCCCGACTTCGAAGTGACCGTCGAGGAAGAGATCCCCGCCCACGCCGGCTTCGGCTCCAAGACCCAGATGAGCCTGGCTCTCGCCTACGCCATCTGCAAGGAATACGATATGCCGTATAATGGCATCGAGGGCCTGGCCCGCCTTGTAGAGCGGGGCGGCACGTCCGGCATCGGCGTCCGTGCCTTCGACAAGGGCGGCTTTATTCTTGACTGCGGCCACAGCTTCGGCGAGGGCAAGGAAAAGAGCTCCTGTCTTCCCTCTTCTGCCTCTAAGGCGAAGCCCGGCCCCCAGGTCCTGCGGTGCGACATCCCCGAGGACTGGCGTTTCGTGCTGGTCACGCCCCTGAACGACGAGGGCTCCCACGGCCAGTCCGAGGTCGACATTTTCCAGTCATCTTTCCCCCTTAACGAGGACGAGATCGGCCGTGTCTGCCGTGTCGTGCTGATGCAGCTCGTCCCGGGCATCCTGGAGAAGGACATCGAGACCTTCGGCAGCGCCTTAAACCGGATGCAGGAGATCGGCTTCAAGAACATCGAAGTTCAGATGAAGTCCCCTCTCGTGCCCAACATGCTGAGCATCATGAACCACGCCGGCTCCTACGGCAGCGGCATGAGCTCCTTCGGGCCTACTGTCTATGGCCTGACGAACAGCAACAAGAAGGCGCAGGAGATCCAGAACGCCGTGTCCGATTACTTATGTGATATGGATATCAAGCACCAGTGCTGGATCGCCGAGCCGAATAACCACGGCATGTGGGCGAAGAAGCTTACGGTTGAGAGACATGTTGCCTCGCCTATACCGGTACCCGAAGAACTAACATAA
- a CDS encoding radical SAM protein, with protein MDELKVFDGGKSKFSHMTSAHPCFNEKAHFSTARIHLPVAPKCNIQCNFCNRKIDKCEHRPGVSRGVMTPQAAADRVDEALKELGGNLKVVGIAGPGEALANEETFETLKLVHERHPDIMECIASNGLMLPERIDDLVKVGVSSLTVTINAYDPEVGAKIVSWVRYHNTTYRGEEGAKILRDNQLKGVEMAVKAGMIVKVNTVLVPGINNDQIEKIAKEAAARGAILMNIIPMIPLYKFKDMKAPECKDLEEARAIAEKYLPQFRLCKQCRADACGVPGKEESVSPAQRAASGEYYHA; from the coding sequence ATGGATGAGTTAAAAGTGTTCGACGGCGGAAAGTCAAAGTTCTCACACATGACCTCCGCCCACCCGTGCTTCAACGAGAAGGCCCACTTCTCGACGGCCAGGATACACCTGCCCGTAGCCCCTAAATGTAACATTCAATGTAATTTCTGTAACCGCAAGATCGACAAGTGCGAGCACCGCCCCGGCGTGTCCCGCGGTGTCATGACGCCCCAGGCGGCGGCAGACCGTGTCGACGAGGCGCTGAAAGAGCTCGGCGGAAACCTCAAAGTGGTAGGCATCGCCGGCCCGGGCGAGGCGCTCGCGAACGAGGAGACCTTCGAGACGCTTAAGCTCGTTCACGAGCGGCATCCCGATATCATGGAGTGTATCGCCTCGAACGGGCTCATGCTTCCCGAGCGTATCGATGACCTGGTAAAGGTCGGCGTATCCAGCCTGACCGTTACGATAAACGCATACGACCCCGAGGTGGGCGCTAAGATCGTCTCATGGGTAAGATATCATAATACGACTTACCGTGGAGAAGAAGGCGCGAAGATCTTGAGGGACAACCAGCTCAAGGGCGTCGAGATGGCTGTAAAGGCCGGAATGATCGTCAAGGTGAACACGGTCCTCGTGCCTGGCATCAACAACGACCAGATCGAGAAGATCGCCAAAGAGGCGGCGGCCAGGGGCGCCATATTGATGAACATCATCCCCATGATCCCGCTGTACAAGTTCAAGGACATGAAGGCCCCCGAGTGTAAAGACCTCGAAGAGGCCAGGGCCATCGCCGAGAAGTACCTGCCCCAGTTCAGGCTCTGTAAGCAGTGCAGGGCGGACGCCTGCGGCGTCCCGGGCAAGGAAGAGTCGGTCTCGCCAGCGCAGCGTGCGGCCAGCGGCGAGTACTACCACGCTTAA
- a CDS encoding M50 family metallopeptidase yields the protein MSFIIAIAIAAAAFSGFAASQSTTYTISISDMLSDLGLGGDDAIINVGDVSQVTLTDPVVVMGSGLDVEEQQILLSVQSGGVSTDRVVPDTATQYNGQDLSSYDLIVLGGPEHNTYAKKLLDGGYLKYETTDKKLPTVIFEVAEGTGGNKVVVIGDAAGYAYHKKDLPLNGIIPEEMAPVAAVGTGLGIGLLGLIVAKITGMSGSIFDWLRSFIAGYAMTHVQEKASDLEAEATKVKAGKPKKKTLIPGLSGMEILIALACIAIFAIAYVFADRSAFTVSNVAMYVVVAGVVTVGHDLSHKIVALFYKTDTEYKFWTLGTVTMILTSWLFGTVFAQPARAIINSKDLKPGGIALVAFAGPAASLLLSLPFLLLVPLRYTPWGGWIAAVGVLGFSMNMLSTVYSLMPFEPMDGGRIFGWSKLLWAFIFIPLLLFYLVMLVFIL from the coding sequence TTGTCATTTATTATAGCTATAGCCATAGCTGCGGCGGCTTTTTCGGGCTTTGCCGCGTCCCAGTCGACCACCTATACCATCAGCATATCCGATATGCTGAGTGATCTTGGCCTGGGCGGCGACGATGCGATCATCAACGTCGGGGATGTTTCTCAGGTAACGCTGACCGACCCCGTGGTCGTGATGGGCTCGGGTCTTGACGTCGAGGAACAACAGATCCTGCTTTCGGTCCAGTCCGGGGGCGTTAGCACGGACCGCGTGGTTCCAGATACGGCAACGCAGTATAACGGGCAGGACCTATCGAGTTATGATCTCATCGTCCTGGGAGGCCCCGAGCACAACACGTATGCGAAGAAGCTGCTGGACGGGGGATACCTGAAGTATGAGACGACGGACAAGAAGCTGCCCACGGTCATCTTCGAGGTCGCGGAGGGGACGGGCGGCAATAAAGTCGTCGTGATCGGCGATGCGGCCGGGTACGCGTACCATAAGAAGGACCTTCCGCTTAACGGCATCATTCCCGAGGAGATGGCCCCGGTGGCCGCGGTAGGCACGGGACTGGGCATCGGCCTTCTGGGCCTTATCGTCGCGAAGATCACGGGCATGTCTGGCTCCATTTTCGACTGGCTCCGGAGCTTCATCGCCGGCTACGCGATGACGCACGTCCAGGAGAAGGCCAGCGACCTGGAGGCAGAGGCGACAAAGGTCAAGGCTGGAAAGCCGAAGAAAAAAACGCTGATACCGGGCCTGTCCGGCATGGAGATCCTGATAGCTCTCGCCTGTATAGCCATTTTTGCCATCGCCTATGTCTTTGCGGACCGGAGCGCTTTTACCGTGAGTAATGTGGCCATGTATGTCGTAGTTGCCGGTGTCGTAACGGTTGGCCATGACCTGTCCCACAAGATAGTGGCGCTGTTCTATAAGACCGATACTGAGTATAAATTCTGGACGCTGGGAACTGTCACCATGATCCTTACCTCGTGGCTGTTCGGCACGGTCTTCGCCCAGCCTGCGCGGGCCATCATCAACTCGAAGGACCTCAAGCCCGGCGGCATAGCCCTCGTGGCGTTCGCAGGGCCGGCGGCCAGCCTTTTGTTGTCGCTCCCGTTCCTGTTGCTGGTCCCGTTGCGCTATACGCCCTGGGGCGGCTGGATCGCCGCAGTCGGGGTGCTGGGCTTCTCGATGAACATGCTGTCCACGGTCTACAGCCTGATGCCCTTTGAGCCCATGGACGGTGGCAGGATCTTCGGGTGGAGCAAGCTGCTCTGGGCTTTTATCTTTATCCCGCTGCTGCTGTTCTACCTGGTGATGCTGGTCTTTATCCTTTAA
- a CDS encoding 2,3-bisphosphoglycerate-independent phosphoglycerate mutase, producing the protein MSDVANKILLIVLDGASDRPVGGKTPLSEAGMRNLDKLAYGGINGIMDTVGPGIRPGSDTSHLAILGYDPHTYYTGRGPFEAAGVGIDVKGGDIAFRVNFATVENGLVTDRRAGRISDTDELAKAINEKVKVPGVDIIFKRSTGHRAALVLRGKGLSAAITDTDPKKEGNPIKECHATDDTPEAKRTADIVNSISKQVVSLLDDMPVNQERRKQGLPPGNAILIRGAGEVPHIPQFQERYGLKGAVVAAAGLIIGIGKMCGLEYLPVGSMEIESSGSQAAAKMKKAIQALETYDFVLLNIKGADEAGHDGNFEKKTQFLGQADESFKDLLTLKDVLIIVTVDHSTPVSIKDHSADPVPILMHGPGVRMDDVAHYNELIAYKGGLHRIKGMDVMPIALDLINKTKKYGA; encoded by the coding sequence ATGTCAGACGTAGCGAACAAGATCCTTCTCATCGTGCTCGACGGCGCCTCAGACCGTCCCGTCGGCGGCAAGACGCCGCTCTCCGAGGCCGGCATGCGCAACCTCGATAAACTGGCGTACGGCGGCATCAACGGCATCATGGACACCGTGGGACCCGGAATAAGGCCGGGCTCAGACACCTCCCACTTAGCCATCCTCGGGTATGACCCGCACACGTACTATACCGGCCGTGGCCCCTTCGAGGCGGCGGGCGTCGGCATCGACGTGAAGGGCGGCGACATCGCATTCCGGGTCAACTTTGCCACGGTCGAGAACGGCCTGGTCACGGACCGCCGGGCGGGCCGCATCTCAGACACGGATGAGCTTGCTAAAGCTATTAATGAGAAAGTGAAGGTCCCCGGCGTGGACATCATCTTCAAGCGCTCGACCGGCCACCGTGCCGCCCTGGTCCTGCGTGGAAAGGGCCTCTCAGCGGCCATAACCGACACAGACCCAAAGAAGGAAGGAAATCCCATCAAGGAATGCCACGCGACCGACGATACGCCGGAGGCGAAGCGCACTGCCGACATCGTGAACAGCATCTCGAAGCAGGTCGTCAGCCTGCTGGATGACATGCCAGTAAACCAGGAAAGAAGAAAGCAGGGCCTGCCACCCGGCAACGCCATACTCATCAGGGGCGCCGGCGAAGTGCCCCACATACCGCAATTCCAGGAGCGCTACGGCCTCAAGGGCGCGGTCGTCGCCGCAGCCGGCCTGATCATCGGCATCGGCAAGATGTGCGGCCTGGAATATCTCCCGGTAGGCAGCATGGAGATAGAATCATCCGGCTCCCAGGCGGCCGCCAAGATGAAGAAGGCCATCCAGGCGCTCGAGACCTACGACTTCGTCCTGCTGAACATCAAAGGCGCCGACGAGGCGGGCCACGACGGCAACTTCGAGAAGAAGACCCAATTCCTGGGGCAGGCGGATGAATCATTTAAGGACCTGCTCACGCTCAAGGACGTCCTCATCATCGTCACGGTCGACCACAGCACTCCCGTATCCATTAAAGACCACTCCGCCGACCCCGTGCCCATTCTCATGCACGGGCCGGGAGTACGCATGGACGACGTGGCCCACTACAACGAGCTAATAGCATACAAGGGCGGGCTCCACCGCATCAAGGGCATGGACGTGATGCCTATTGCTCTCGACCTCATCAACAAAACAAAGAAATACGGGGCATAA
- a CDS encoding DUF99 family protein, which produces MPRLHLKPELRILGIDDSPLLSKDILVVGAVMRGGDWLEGVVRTCITKDGLDATDKLAEMVTRSKHFGQIRVVMLNGVTMGGFNVVDMDVLSDKTGTPVISVMRRMPDMPSIRNALNNLSEPDLRYGLILKAGKAVEVSTTRGEPVFIQYKGIDEASAVEIVRSSSTHSRIPEPVRVAHLIATGIVLGESSRRV; this is translated from the coding sequence GTGCCGCGCCTGCACCTGAAGCCGGAATTGCGGATACTGGGCATTGACGATTCGCCCCTGCTGTCAAAGGATATCCTCGTTGTCGGGGCCGTCATGCGAGGCGGCGACTGGCTGGAGGGTGTGGTCCGAACCTGTATCACGAAGGACGGCCTGGATGCCACGGATAAGCTCGCCGAGATGGTCACCCGGAGTAAGCACTTCGGCCAGATCCGCGTGGTCATGCTCAACGGCGTTACCATGGGCGGGTTCAACGTGGTGGACATGGATGTGCTCTCTGATAAGACCGGTACGCCCGTCATCAGCGTCATGCGCCGGATGCCGGACATGCCCAGTATCAGGAATGCCTTGAATAATCTCAGCGAGCCTGACCTGCGATATGGGCTGATCCTGAAGGCGGGCAAGGCTGTAGAAGTGTCCACGACAAGAGGTGAGCCGGTATTTATACAGTATAAGGGCATTGACGAGGCGAGCGCCGTCGAGATAGTGCGTTCAAGTTCTACCCACAGCCGGATACCTGAGCCAGTGCGCGTGGCCCACCTGATAGCTACGGGAATAGTCCTGGGCGAATCTAGCCGCCGGGTCTAA
- a CDS encoding YhfC family glutamic-type intramembrane protease — MISALNLLSGLGMMAVAIIAIFYWRRKKHTKAVYFAAGALFWVVAIAIKLIMDLTISTSLYKWLGGALPIDAAVLATGLYLGLRTGILENGAVYFGTLYTRLKNMSFDDAVAVGIGFGGIEALLLGALSLLNVIVFMLQPTLFMMLPASTQQQFELSFIPIPIIERLAVLFAHVFATVLTIYAVKLADLKWLLIAVVYKTLIDGPLPLFTHYLGYLGISMYYLVEAYLIVLAVIGLAGLYWFGKKYGGAAPAPEAGIADTGH; from the coding sequence ATGATAAGCGCTCTAAACCTGTTATCCGGGCTCGGCATGATGGCCGTCGCCATAATCGCCATCTTCTACTGGCGGCGTAAAAAGCACACGAAAGCCGTCTATTTCGCCGCAGGCGCCCTCTTCTGGGTCGTCGCCATCGCCATCAAGCTCATCATGGACCTGACCATATCGACCTCGCTCTACAAGTGGCTCGGCGGGGCGCTTCCCATCGACGCCGCCGTGCTCGCTACCGGGCTCTACCTTGGCCTGAGGACGGGCATTCTGGAGAACGGCGCTGTTTACTTCGGGACTCTTTATACGAGGCTTAAGAACATGAGCTTCGACGACGCGGTGGCTGTCGGCATCGGCTTCGGGGGCATCGAGGCGCTATTGCTGGGCGCTTTAAGCCTTCTCAACGTCATCGTGTTCATGCTCCAGCCGACGCTATTTATGATGCTTCCAGCATCCACCCAGCAGCAGTTCGAGCTGTCGTTCATCCCCATACCGATCATCGAGCGCCTTGCCGTCCTCTTCGCCCACGTCTTCGCCACGGTTCTCACTATCTATGCTGTGAAGCTCGCCGACCTCAAGTGGCTCCTTATCGCGGTTGTCTACAAGACGCTCATCGACGGCCCGCTGCCCCTGTTCACCCACTATCTCGGCTATCTGGGTATCAGCATGTATTACCTGGTCGAGGCGTACCTCATCGTCCTCGCCGTCATAGGGCTGGCAGGCCTGTACTGGTTCGGCAAGAAGTACGGAGGTGCCGCGCCTGCACCTGAAGCCGGAATTGCGGATACTGGGCATTGA
- a CDS encoding universal stress protein — MYKKILIPVDDQEQSYAAVRVAGMMAACDKAGITLFHVRKPPMEVVTDIVTKDKLFELPLQDQDRRMFEKCMGILSMFGIEPKVKLTVTENVAAEILKECGTGAYDVIVMGHRGRKALKQLMLGSVANGVLTESKCPVIMVHVPKPGE, encoded by the coding sequence GTGTATAAGAAAATCCTTATCCCTGTGGACGACCAGGAGCAGAGCTATGCCGCGGTCCGGGTGGCGGGAATGATGGCCGCCTGCGATAAGGCGGGCATTACGCTTTTTCATGTGCGGAAACCTCCCATGGAGGTCGTGACGGACATCGTTACGAAGGATAAGCTCTTCGAGCTGCCTCTCCAGGACCAGGACCGCAGGATGTTCGAGAAGTGCATGGGCATTTTATCGATGTTCGGGATCGAGCCGAAGGTGAAGCTGACCGTAACGGAGAACGTGGCAGCGGAGATATTGAAAGAGTGCGGCACGGGCGCCTACGACGTCATCGTCATGGGCCACCGGGGCCGGAAGGCGCTCAAGCAGCTCATGCTGGGCAGCGTGGCCAACGGCGTGCTCACCGAATCTAAGTGCCCCGTCATCATGGTCCACGTTCCCAAACCTGGTGAATGA
- a CDS encoding GNAT family N-acetyltransferase, producing MTGNFHIDVGDGLHIRLLEDKNARALFELIDANRLMLRDWLPWVDKTKTLNDSVMFIRSALDQYKGCTGVHAGIWKDDTLIGVVAFVNIDINNRRAMIGYWLAEPFRGKGYMTRACAAMVDVAFNKLLLNKVDIYCGVGNHKSKAIPERLGFKPEGILRQHEWVNDRFVDIVAYGMLASEWQENRKKFKK from the coding sequence ATGACCGGCAATTTCCACATCGACGTGGGCGATGGCCTGCACATAAGGCTTCTGGAGGATAAGAACGCCCGCGCCCTTTTCGAGCTTATCGACGCGAACCGGCTGATGCTCAGGGACTGGCTACCATGGGTGGATAAGACGAAGACGCTGAACGACAGCGTGATGTTCATCCGCAGCGCCCTCGACCAGTATAAGGGCTGCACCGGCGTCCACGCCGGCATATGGAAAGACGACACGCTCATCGGTGTCGTTGCTTTCGTGAACATCGACATTAATAACCGCAGGGCGATGATCGGCTACTGGCTGGCGGAGCCTTTCAGGGGAAAGGGATACATGACGAGGGCCTGCGCGGCCATGGTCGACGTGGCGTTCAACAAGCTGCTCCTGAACAAAGTGGACATTTATTGTGGCGTGGGTAACCATAAGAGTAAAGCTATCCCGGAGCGCCTGGGGTTCAAGCCCGAAGGCATCCTGAGGCAGCATGAGTGGGTGAACGACCGTTTCGTAGATATCGTCGCCTATGGCATGCTGGCGAGCGAGTGGCAGGAGAACCGGAAGAAGTTCAAGAAGTGA
- a CDS encoding CxxC-x17-CxxC domain-containing protein, producing the protein MRDSGSMGRRNFGPREMHKATCSDCGKECEVPFVPAEGRPVYCRDCLPKHRKPRPQ; encoded by the coding sequence ATGAGAGACAGTGGAAGTATGGGCCGCAGAAATTTCGGCCCCAGAGAAATGCACAAGGCAACTTGTTCTGACTGTGGTAAAGAATGTGAAGTCCCGTTCGTCCCCGCAGAGGGCCGGCCGGTATATTGCAGGGACTGCTTACCCAAGCACAGGAAACCAAGGCCGCAGTGA